A section of the Triticum dicoccoides isolate Atlit2015 ecotype Zavitan chromosome 7A, WEW_v2.0, whole genome shotgun sequence genome encodes:
- the LOC119327798 gene encoding peroxidase P7-like: MGFLLAARSYVAAAALLCVVLPCHAKLSPRFYARTCPNVEAIVRSVMAPAVAAEPRMGASIIRLFFHDCFVNGCDASILLDDTPAFTGEKNAGANANSVRGYEVIDAIKARVEAACKATVSCADIVALAARDAVNLLRGPTWNVPLGRKDSRTATQSAANANLPGPGASAASLVLAFAAKGLSAREMTALSGAHTVGRARCALYRGRIYGEPNINATFAAARRQTCPQAGGDGNLAPFDDRTPDAFDNAYYANLVARRGLLHSDQELFNGGSQDALVRKYSGNGKIFAGDFAKAMVKMGGLLPAAGTPTEVRLNCRRVN, translated from the exons ATGGGATTCTTGTTGGCCGCCAGGAGCTACGTCGCTGCTGCTGCCCTCCTCTGTGTGGTTCTTCCATGCCACGCGAAGCTCTCGCCCAGGTTCTACGCCAGGACGTGCCCCAACGTGGAGGCCATCGTGCGGTCGGTGATGGCGCCGGCCGTCGCCGCGGAGCCGCGGATGGGCGCGTCCATCATTCGGCTCttcttccacgactgcttcgtcaAC GGATGTGACGCGTCGATCCTCCTGGACGACACGCCGGCCTTCACCGGCGAGAAGAACGCCGGCGCGAACGCCAACTCCGTCCGCGGGTACGAGGTGATCGACGCCATCAAGGCGCGCGTCGAGGCGGCCTGCAAGGCCaccgtctcctgcgccgacatcgTCGCGCTGGCAGCTCGCGACGCCGTCAACCTG CTCAGGGGCCCGACGTGGAACGTGCCGCTGGGCCGGAAGGACTCGCGCACGGCGACGCAGAGCGCCGCCAACGCGAACCTCCCGGGGCCCGGCGCCAGCGCCGCGTCGCTCGTGTTGGCGTTCGCGGCCAAGGGGCTCTCGGCGCGCGAGATGACGGCGCTCTCCGGCGCGCACACCGTGGGGCGGGCGCGCTGCGCCCTCTACCGCGGCCGCATCTACGGGGAGCCCAACATCAACGCCACCttcgcggcggcgcggcggcagacGTGCCCGCAGGCCGGCGGGGACGGCAACCTCGCGCCGTTCGACGACCGGACGCCCGACGCGTTCGACAACGCCTACTACGCGAACCTGGTGGCGCGGCGCGGGCTGCTGCACTCGGACCAGGAGCTGTTCAACGGCGGGTCGCAGGACGCGCTGGTGAGGAAGTACAGCGGCAACGGCAAGATATTCGCCGGCGACTTCGCCAAGGCCATGGTCAAGATGGGGGGGCTCCTGCCGGCCGCCGGGACGCCCACGGAGGTCAGGTTGAACTGCAGGAGGGTTAACTAG